A section of the Campylobacter porcelli genome encodes:
- a CDS encoding radical SAM protein has protein sequence MKYKFIFGPVSSRRFGSSLGIDLSPEQKSCNFDCLYCELAKAKVVRTIANEPSTSEIINELKDALSEFKDIDVITITANGEPSLYSDLSNLIAQINLLKTTQKSLILSNGSAVLNPKISNTLLELDIVKFSLDSANPKTFRKIDRSIDKIDTDNLIELMSEFRMKFKGELIMEVLVVAGYNDSDDEFIALNKAFKKISPHRIDISTIDRPPAHNASGVSSQKLHHLSTFIDAAPVNIASKMPLKSKFDYSQDELEKLLKLRPQSLYDIENNFTQNAKINLQNLINQGKVIECDLAGMKFYRI, from the coding sequence ATGAAGTATAAATTCATATTTGGCCCAGTGAGTAGCCGCAGATTTGGTAGCTCACTTGGGATTGACTTAAGCCCAGAGCAAAAAAGTTGTAATTTTGACTGCTTATACTGCGAATTAGCTAAAGCCAAGGTTGTCCGCACCATAGCAAATGAGCCAAGCACTAGCGAGATAATAAATGAGCTAAAAGACGCCCTTAGCGAATTTAAAGATATTGATGTTATCACTATTACGGCTAATGGAGAGCCTAGTCTATATAGCGATTTATCAAATTTAATTGCTCAAATAAATCTACTTAAAACTACGCAAAAATCATTAATTCTTAGCAATGGAAGTGCCGTTTTAAACCCTAAAATATCAAACACCCTTTTAGAGCTTGACATTGTTAAATTCAGCCTTGATAGTGCTAATCCAAAGACATTTCGCAAAATAGATAGGAGCATCGATAAGATCGATACAGATAATCTAATAGAGCTAATGAGCGAATTTAGGATGAAATTTAAAGGTGAGCTGATTATGGAAGTTTTGGTTGTGGCTGGTTATAATGATAGCGATGATGAGTTTATAGCATTAAATAAAGCCTTTAAAAAGATCTCACCCCATAGAATAGATATAAGCACCATAGATCGCCCACCAGCTCATAACGCTAGTGGCGTAAGTAGCCAAAAGCTACACCATCTATCTACTTTCATAGACGCAGCACCGGTAAATATCGCTTCTAAAATGCCCTTAAAATCTAAATTTGATTATAGTCAAGATGAGCTAGAAAAGCTTCTTAAATTACGCCCTCAAAGCCTATATGATATAGAAAATAATTTCACGCAAAATGCAAAAATAAATTTACAA
- the hemE gene encoding uroporphyrinogen decarboxylase, giving the protein MIFIDACFGKPTPYTPVWMMRQAGRYLPEYMKVRSEAGDFLSLCKDYKKASEVTLQPVDILGVDAAILFSDILVVPMEMGMELKFVKGEGPLFPKPIATMEDLDRLSSDKAIKNLSYVYDTIKLTREKLPQDKALIGFCGAPWTIATYMIEGGSTKTYNICKKMVYDNPQFLHAILRKVTNALKLYLSEQIKAGVNAVQIFDSWAGALEKSAYMEFGFSYINEIVDYLKSNFPDIAVIVFPKGIGGFLEDISGNFDVLGVDWSTPLKSVKNSLGKKYVLQGNMEPARLYSKDAIDDGVDEILSIMGGKRHIFNLGHGILPDIPVENAKYFIKSVQEKSAKYAK; this is encoded by the coding sequence ATGATTTTTATAGATGCGTGTTTTGGTAAGCCAACACCTTATACTCCAGTTTGGATGATGCGTCAAGCTGGTAGATACCTTCCTGAATATATGAAAGTAAGGTCTGAAGCGGGGGATTTTTTATCACTTTGTAAAGATTATAAAAAAGCTAGCGAGGTTACACTTCAGCCTGTGGATATTTTAGGCGTAGATGCGGCGATTCTTTTTAGCGATATTTTGGTTGTTCCTATGGAGATGGGTATGGAGCTTAAATTTGTAAAAGGCGAAGGGCCGCTATTTCCTAAACCAATTGCCACGATGGAGGATTTAGATAGATTAAGTAGCGATAAAGCTATTAAAAATTTAAGCTATGTATATGATACCATTAAACTAACTAGAGAAAAATTACCACAAGATAAAGCTCTAATAGGCTTTTGCGGTGCTCCATGGACTATAGCTACATATATGATCGAAGGCGGTAGCACCAAAACCTATAATATCTGCAAAAAAATGGTATATGATAATCCGCAATTTTTACACGCTATTTTGCGTAAAGTAACTAACGCACTCAAACTATATCTATCAGAGCAGATTAAAGCTGGGGTCAATGCCGTTCAGATATTTGATAGCTGGGCTGGAGCATTAGAAAAAAGTGCTTATATGGAATTTGGATTTAGCTATATTAATGAGATTGTAGATTACTTAAAAAGCAATTTTCCTGATATAGCTGTGATTGTCTTTCCTAAAGGGATTGGCGGATTTTTAGAAGATATTAGCGGTAATTTTGATGTGTTGGGTGTGGATTGGAGCACTCCGCTTAAAAGCGTCAAAAACTCACTAGGTAAAAAATATGTCCTACAAGGCAATATGGAACCAGCAAGACTATATAGCAAAGATGCGATAGATGATGGTGTAGATGAAATTTTATCAATTATGGGTGGCAAAAGGCATATTTTTAACCTAGGCCATGGTATTTTGCCTGATATTCCAGTTGAAAATGCCAAATACTTTATCAAATCTGTCCAAGAAAAATCCGCAAAATATGCAAAATAA
- a CDS encoding YqhA family protein encodes MDSIKNKIERLFEGLLWKSRMVTLLPVIFGLLGAFVMFIVASYDIIKVFIYAWNYLVLGDHSIDLHSDGVGLIIGAIDLYLMALVFFIFSFGIYELFISQIDTIKNSRQARVLEVHSLDQLKDKIGKVIVMVLVVNFFQRVLHAKFTTPLEMVYLALSILALCLGLYFLHKSSKH; translated from the coding sequence ATGGATAGTATAAAAAACAAGATAGAAAGGCTATTTGAAGGGCTTTTATGGAAGTCTAGAATGGTTACCTTGCTTCCTGTGATATTTGGATTACTAGGAGCTTTTGTAATGTTTATTGTAGCTAGTTATGATATTATAAAAGTATTTATCTATGCTTGGAATTACCTAGTATTAGGCGATCATAGTATAGATTTACATAGTGATGGCGTGGGGCTTATCATCGGTGCGATAGATCTATATTTGATGGCGCTTGTATTTTTTATATTTAGCTTTGGAATTTATGAGCTTTTCATTAGTCAAATCGATACAATTAAAAACTCCAGACAGGCTAGAGTGCTTGAAGTTCATAGTTTAGACCAGCTCAAAGATAAGATTGGTAAGGTTATTGTGATGGTTTTAGTGGTAAATTTCTTTCAGCGTGTATTACATGCTAAATTTACCACACCGCTTGAAATGGTATATTTAGCATTATCGATTTTAGCTCTTTGCTTGGGTCTATATTTCTTACATAAAAGCTCAAAACATTAG
- a CDS encoding aspartate-semialdehyde dehydrogenase translates to MRKYSIAVVGATGAVGEEIFRVLEEMNFPVGDILPLASARSVGKEIEFKSKSYPIVELTDTVFEEHEIDIAFFSAGGSISAHFAPLAAASGAVVIDNTSHFRMDPEVPLVVPECNPEDISQWHNKGIIANPNCSTIQMVQILKPLDDAFGIQRVDVSTYQATSGAGKKGMEELVLQMQKFFEFKLDECEPSAFKHQIALNVIPHIDIFLENDYTKEEMKMVNETQKILHKNIQVSATCVRVPVLRSHSESITIRFQTAIDAQKATQILKNAPSVVVQDSPKDNLYPMPIHASDTNDTYVGRIRRDNYDESILHLWCVADQIRVGAATNAVRIAQKWIELQEQNG, encoded by the coding sequence ATGAGAAAGTATAGTATAGCAGTAGTCGGAGCTACTGGGGCTGTAGGCGAAGAGATTTTTCGTGTTTTAGAAGAGATGAATTTTCCAGTTGGCGATATATTGCCACTTGCAAGTGCTAGAAGCGTTGGGAAAGAGATTGAATTTAAAAGCAAGAGCTATCCTATTGTCGAGCTTACTGATACTGTATTTGAAGAGCATGAGATAGATATAGCATTCTTTAGTGCTGGTGGAAGTATATCTGCTCATTTTGCACCGCTGGCTGCGGCTAGCGGGGCTGTAGTTATCGATAATACTAGCCACTTTAGAATGGATCCAGAAGTGCCTTTAGTGGTGCCAGAGTGTAATCCAGAGGATATTTCTCAGTGGCATAATAAAGGTATAATAGCCAACCCAAATTGCTCCACAATCCAAATGGTTCAAATCCTAAAACCTCTTGATGATGCCTTTGGTATCCAAAGGGTGGATGTAAGCACATATCAAGCTACAAGCGGAGCTGGTAAAAAGGGTATGGAGGAGCTAGTTTTACAGATGCAAAAGTTTTTTGAATTCAAGCTTGATGAGTGTGAGCCAAGTGCTTTTAAGCATCAAATCGCTCTAAATGTAATCCCACATATTGATATATTTTTAGAAAATGACTACACAAAAGAAGAGATGAAAATGGTTAATGAAACCCAAAAAATCCTTCACAAAAATATACAAGTTAGTGCTACTTGCGTTCGTGTGCCAGTCCTTAGAAGTCATAGCGAGAGTATCACTATCAGATTTCAAACAGCAATTGACGCACAAAAAGCAACTCAAATTCTAAAAAACGCTCCAAGCGTAGTAGTCCAAGATAGCCCAAAAGATAATCTATACCCAATGCCAATCCACGCTAGTGATACAAATGATACTTATGTGGGTAGGATTAGACGTGATAATTACGATGAGAGCATACTTCACCTATGGTGCGTAGCTGATCAAATCAGAGTTGGCGCTGCTACAAATGCGGTTAGAATAGCACAAAAATGGATAGAGCTACAAGAGCAAAATGGATAG
- a CDS encoding sigma-54-dependent transcriptional regulator: MNVVIVEDDINMRKSLEIALGDYEEFSVKSYKSATEALKKLSSDTDIIVTDINMPGMDGLEFIKELNGKYDVIIMTGNATLNRAIESVRLGVKDFLTKPFDIDTLATAIKRTTLITQKTKKPNITTQIKNSNFLSASANLDKTLNIAKKAAQTDVSVMIMGESGVGKELFSRYIHENSKRKDNPLMAINMAAIPENLLESELYGYEKGAFTDATTTKKGLFELASGGTLFLDEIGEMPLNLQPKLLRAIQEREIVRVGASKPIKIDVRIISATNANLEQKVANGEFREDLFYRLNTIPLKIPPLRERKDEIEGIAAATLKRVCAEYELGQKEFSKEAIKELLDYNYPGNIRELISIVERAAILSEEKSISKEDLFIYAKK; encoded by the coding sequence ATGAATGTTGTAATTGTAGAAGATGATATAAATATGCGAAAATCTCTTGAAATAGCTCTTGGAGATTATGAAGAATTTAGCGTAAAATCATACAAAAGTGCCACAGAAGCCCTTAAAAAGTTAAGTAGTGATACTGATATAATCGTAACTGATATAAATATGCCTGGCATGGATGGGCTAGAGTTTATCAAAGAGTTAAATGGAAAATATGATGTTATAATTATGACTGGAAATGCTACCTTAAATAGAGCTATTGAGAGCGTTAGACTTGGAGTAAAGGACTTTCTAACCAAGCCATTTGATATTGACACTTTAGCTACAGCTATTAAAAGAACAACTTTAATCACTCAAAAAACCAAAAAGCCAAATATCACAACACAGATTAAAAATAGCAATTTCTTATCAGCGTCTGCAAATTTAGATAAAACCTTAAATATCGCCAAAAAGGCAGCTCAAACAGATGTAAGCGTAATGATAATGGGAGAGAGTGGAGTTGGTAAGGAGCTATTTAGCAGATATATCCATGAAAATTCAAAACGAAAAGATAATCCGCTAATGGCTATAAATATGGCAGCCATTCCTGAAAATCTGCTAGAAAGTGAGCTATATGGGTATGAAAAGGGTGCCTTCACTGATGCTACAACGACTAAAAAGGGGCTTTTTGAACTTGCTAGTGGCGGAACGCTATTTTTAGATGAAATAGGCGAAATGCCACTAAATTTACAACCAAAGCTACTACGAGCTATTCAAGAGCGTGAAATAGTCCGCGTAGGAGCTAGTAAGCCTATCAAAATAGATGTAAGGATAATTAGTGCTACAAATGCAAATTTAGAGCAAAAGGTAGCTAATGGAGAGTTTAGAGAAGATCTATTTTATAGATTAAATACCATTCCGCTTAAAATTCCACCGCTTAGAGAGCGTAAAGATGAGATCGAAGGGATAGCCGCTGCGACTTTAAAAAGAGTTTGTGCTGAGTATGAACTAGGCCAAAAAGAGTTTAGCAAAGAGGCCATTAAAGAGCTTTTAGATTACAATTATCCTGGAAACATAAGAGAGCTTATTAGCATTGTCGAGCGTGCTGCGATATTAAGCGAAGAAAAAAGCATTAGCAAAGAAGATCTATTCATCTATGCTAAAAAATAA
- a CDS encoding LPP20 family lipoprotein, which translates to MKRVLSVLIVGLVLSGCANTISSLNQQPTEVVVQKVDKDDIRDIIKNDKMLPTMDLDSEAVFTAVGEGIPPMDTVSPAQARALAKRSAITDGYRQLAGKLYGVKINAKETVKDAMLQSSVIEARVLGLIKNASVINQDFKDGLYRVEMELKIDQEKWQELFAY; encoded by the coding sequence ATGAAAAGAGTTTTATCAGTATTAATTGTAGGATTGGTGCTTAGTGGTTGTGCAAATACTATCTCTAGCTTAAATCAGCAGCCAACAGAGGTAGTAGTGCAAAAAGTGGATAAAGATGATATTAGAGATATTATCAAAAACGACAAGATGCTTCCTACTATGGATTTAGATAGTGAAGCTGTATTTACGGCTGTAGGAGAAGGAATTCCGCCTATGGATACAGTTAGCCCAGCTCAAGCTAGAGCTCTAGCTAAGCGTTCAGCTATAACAGATGGTTATAGACAGCTTGCTGGCAAACTATATGGCGTTAAAATCAACGCTAAAGAGACCGTAAAAGACGCAATGCTACAAAGCTCTGTGATCGAAGCTAGAGTATTAGGACTGATTAAAAATGCTTCAGTAATCAACCAAGATTTTAAAGATGGTCTATACAGGGTTGAAATGGAGCTAAAAATAGATCAAGAAAAGTGGCAAGAGCTCTTTGCTTATTAA
- the gyrA gene encoding DNA gyrase subunit A → MEDNIFNSNQDVTAIDVEDSIKASYLDYSMSVIIGRALPDARDGLKPVHRRILYAMNDLGVGSRSPYKKSARIVGDVIGKYHPHGDTAVYDALVRMAQSFSMRVPAVDGQGNFGSVDGDNAAAMRYTEARMTILAEELLKDLDKDTVDFIPNYDDSMVEPDVLPARVPNLLLNGSSGIAVGMATNIPPHSLDELVDGLLVLLDDKSATLEDIMAHIKGPDFPTGGIIFGKKGIMEAYRTGRGRIKLRAKTHIEKKPNKDVIVVDELPYQVNKSKLHSDIADLVKDKQIEGISEVRDESDRDGIRLVIELKRDAMSDIVLNNLFKSTQMEVTFGVIMLAINNKEPKIFSLIELLKLFLNHRKTVIIRRTIFDLQKARARAHILEGLKIALDNIDDVIALIKTSADTNSARDGLMSKFGLSELQSNAILDMRLSKLTGLEREKLEAELKEILELIERLDAILKSEELIENIIRDELLEIKSKFKCPRITEIVDDYDDIDIEDLIPNENMVVTITHRGYIKRVPSKNYEKQKRGGKGKVAVTTYDDDFIESFFTCMSHDTLMFVTDRGQLYWLKVYKIPEGSRTAKGKAVVNLINLQPDEKIKAIIPTTDFSQTKSLAFFTKNGLVKRTNLSEYQNIRSIGVKAINLDENDELVTAVIATSQDYESSNLNNNPDIVVENEVEESGYYALEEVVDSDIEAISELKESEIEHILDSIDELPESNDEKMLFVVTKKGMCIKFPLSKVRQIGRVARGVTAIRFKEKGDEVVGAVVIENDTQEILSVSQKGIGKRTTADEYRLQSRGGKGVICMKLTSKTKDLVGVVMVDESMDLMALTSSGKMIRVDMQSIRKAGRNTSGVIVVNVDGDDVVSIARCPKEDSDDEDFDIIDDDFIAEQMAKITEVE, encoded by the coding sequence ATGGAAGATAATATTTTTAACTCAAATCAAGATGTTACGGCTATAGATGTAGAAGACTCCATAAAGGCTAGTTACCTAGACTACTCTATGAGCGTTATCATAGGTCGTGCATTACCAGATGCTAGAGATGGATTAAAGCCAGTCCATAGAAGAATTTTATATGCTATGAATGATTTAGGCGTAGGAAGTCGCAGCCCATATAAAAAGTCAGCCCGTATAGTAGGTGATGTAATCGGTAAATACCACCCACACGGCGATACAGCTGTGTATGACGCACTTGTTAGAATGGCTCAGAGCTTCTCTATGAGAGTTCCAGCAGTAGATGGACAAGGAAACTTCGGCTCAGTAGATGGTGATAATGCTGCTGCGATGCGTTATACTGAGGCTAGAATGACAATCTTAGCCGAAGAGCTGCTAAAAGATTTAGATAAAGATACGGTTGATTTTATCCCAAACTACGATGATAGCATGGTCGAGCCAGATGTACTACCAGCTAGAGTGCCAAATTTACTACTAAATGGCTCAAGCGGTATAGCAGTGGGTATGGCGACAAATATTCCGCCACATAGTCTAGATGAGCTAGTAGATGGTCTTTTGGTTTTATTAGATGATAAAAGTGCTACATTAGAAGATATAATGGCACATATCAAAGGGCCAGACTTTCCAACTGGTGGTATAATCTTTGGTAAAAAAGGGATAATGGAGGCTTACCGCACCGGTAGGGGTAGGATAAAATTAAGAGCTAAAACACATATAGAAAAAAAGCCAAATAAAGATGTAATAGTCGTAGATGAATTGCCATATCAAGTAAATAAAAGCAAACTCCACTCTGATATAGCTGATTTAGTCAAAGATAAGCAAATAGAAGGCATCAGCGAAGTCCGTGATGAGAGCGATAGAGATGGAATTCGCCTTGTTATCGAGCTTAAGCGTGATGCGATGAGCGATATTGTATTAAATAATCTATTTAAATCTACCCAAATGGAGGTTACATTTGGGGTGATTATGCTAGCGATTAATAATAAAGAACCAAAGATATTTTCGCTAATTGAGCTATTAAAATTATTCTTAAATCATAGAAAAACGGTAATTATCAGAAGAACTATCTTTGATTTGCAAAAAGCAAGAGCTAGGGCTCACATCTTAGAAGGGCTGAAAATAGCTTTAGATAATATAGATGATGTAATCGCTTTAATCAAAACAAGTGCCGATACAAATAGTGCTAGAGATGGCTTAATGAGTAAATTTGGCTTAAGTGAGTTACAAAGCAATGCAATCTTGGATATGAGATTAAGCAAGCTTACAGGCTTAGAGCGTGAAAAGCTAGAAGCTGAATTAAAAGAAATTTTAGAGCTTATAGAGAGATTAGATGCGATCTTAAAAAGCGAAGAGCTAATAGAAAATATCATTAGAGATGAACTTTTAGAGATTAAGTCTAAATTTAAATGCCCTAGAATTACTGAGATAGTCGATGATTACGATGATATCGATATTGAAGATCTTATACCAAATGAAAATATGGTAGTTACAATCACACATAGAGGCTATATCAAACGCGTCCCAAGCAAAAATTATGAAAAGCAAAAGCGTGGTGGCAAGGGCAAAGTAGCAGTAACTACATATGATGATGACTTTATAGAGAGTTTCTTTACTTGTATGAGTCATGATACGCTGATGTTTGTAACTGACCGCGGTCAATTATACTGGCTAAAAGTCTATAAAATCCCAGAAGGAAGTCGCACCGCCAAAGGAAAAGCAGTAGTCAATCTAATCAATCTCCAACCAGATGAGAAGATAAAAGCTATTATCCCGACTACGGATTTTTCGCAAACCAAATCTTTAGCATTTTTCACCAAAAATGGATTAGTAAAAAGGACAAATTTAAGCGAATACCAAAATATACGAAGTATTGGTGTAAAGGCTATAAATTTAGATGAAAATGATGAGTTAGTAACTGCTGTGATCGCTACAAGCCAAGATTATGAAAGCTCAAATTTAAATAACAATCCAGATATTGTAGTAGAAAATGAGGTTGAAGAGAGCGGATATTACGCCTTAGAAGAGGTAGTTGATAGCGATATAGAAGCCATATCTGAGCTTAAAGAGAGCGAGATAGAGCATATCTTAGATAGTATTGATGAGCTGCCTGAGTCAAATGATGAAAAAATGCTATTTGTAGTTACTAAAAAAGGTATGTGTATCAAATTCCCATTAAGCAAAGTAAGGCAAATTGGTCGCGTAGCTCGTGGTGTAACTGCCATTAGATTTAAAGAAAAAGGCGATGAAGTCGTAGGTGCTGTAGTGATAGAAAATGATACTCAAGAGATACTAAGTGTAAGTCAAAAAGGTATAGGCAAACGCACTACCGCAGATGAATATAGACTCCAAAGCCGTGGCGGTAAAGGCGTAATCTGTATGAAGCTAACATCAAAAACCAAAGATCTAGTCGGCGTAGTAATGGTAGATGAGAGTATGGATTTGATGGCTCTAACAAGTAGTGGCAAGATGATTAGAGTAGATATGCAAAGCATTAGGAAAGCAGGTCGCAATACAAGTGGCGTAATCGTTGTAAATGTAGATGGCGATGATGTAGTAAGCATAGCAAGATGCCCAAAAGAAGATAGCGATGATGAGGATTTTGACATCATTGATGATGATTTTATAGCCGAACAGATGGCTAAAATCACAGAAGTGGAATGA
- the recO gene encoding recombination protein RecO, whose amino-acid sequence MQGYILKVQKVKDEDCLVTILSSHKQIKCYRFYGARHSIITQGFKLDFELIESKAFLPHLRSTMHLGFSWLIDREKLLIWQNFMRLLADHLRDVEDSDEFYFELVESCAKKFHRQNPIRVILEAYAKILKFEGRLHLDNYCFICDNPLSDEISLGRAFLAAHPICINKYILNKDDIMKFLSTGSTAHLDDNTIKSLYLILLEGF is encoded by the coding sequence ATGCAAGGCTATATCTTAAAGGTTCAAAAAGTCAAAGATGAGGATTGTCTAGTTACGATTTTATCATCACACAAACAGATAAAATGCTATAGATTTTATGGAGCTAGACACTCTATTATCACTCAAGGCTTCAAGCTTGATTTTGAGCTAATTGAGAGTAAGGCATTCTTACCGCACCTTCGCTCGACTATGCATTTGGGATTTAGCTGGTTAATCGATAGAGAAAAGCTCTTGATTTGGCAAAATTTTATGAGGCTTTTAGCCGATCATCTGCGTGATGTAGAAGATAGCGATGAGTTTTATTTTGAATTAGTTGAGAGTTGTGCGAAGAAATTTCATCGCCAAAACCCTATTAGAGTGATACTTGAGGCGTATGCTAAGATTTTGAAATTCGAAGGTCGGTTGCATCTAGATAACTACTGCTTTATCTGCGATAATCCTTTAAGCGATGAGATTAGCCTTGGTAGGGCATTTTTAGCCGCTCACCCAATATGCATTAATAAATATATATTAAACAAAGATGATATTATGAAATTCCTATCTACAGGATCTACGGCCCACTTAGATGATAACACTATAAAATCGTTATATTTAATCTTGCTTGAAGGATTTTAA
- a CDS encoding tRNA dihydrouridine synthase yields MIDFSSKPLFLAPLAGFSDLPLRTLAKRFGCDCTVSEMISSNALVYEHDKTLSMIEKSPLESPYIIQIAGSQKDIIAKAVDILNEFDGIDGIDLNCGCPVPKVVKQNAGSALLNDSKLLCTLVETIKNRSNKRYTSVKIRLGFNTKMAHEIAQDLANAGADFICVHGRTRAGGYSALVDYEAIAMVKSSTNIPVIANGDININNYKEVLKITNCDGLMIGRASIGSPWIFQEIKNNQSISPYEKKEIVKEHFELMLKTYGKHAISIFRKHLHEYSKGISGASEFRSSVNQIQSIDMMKEQIEQFFDPCKAIS; encoded by the coding sequence ATGATAGATTTTAGCTCTAAACCGCTATTTTTAGCTCCATTAGCTGGATTTTCTGATCTGCCACTTCGCACTCTAGCTAAGAGATTTGGGTGTGATTGTACTGTTAGTGAGATGATTAGCTCTAATGCCCTTGTATATGAGCATGATAAGACCCTATCAATGATCGAAAAATCCCCACTAGAATCCCCATATATTATCCAAATTGCTGGAAGCCAAAAGGATATAATCGCGAAGGCTGTGGATATTTTAAATGAATTTGATGGGATAGATGGGATAGATTTAAACTGCGGATGTCCTGTGCCAAAAGTAGTCAAGCAAAATGCCGGCTCAGCTCTTTTAAATGACTCAAAACTGCTTTGCACCCTTGTAGAAACGATCAAAAATAGATCAAATAAACGCTACACTTCAGTTAAAATTCGCCTAGGATTTAATACCAAAATGGCTCATGAGATAGCACAAGATCTAGCTAATGCTGGGGCTGATTTCATCTGTGTTCATGGTCGCACAAGGGCTGGTGGATATAGTGCTTTGGTTGATTATGAGGCCATAGCAATGGTTAAATCATCTACTAATATCCCAGTTATTGCTAATGGCGATATTAATATAAATAATTATAAAGAGGTTTTAAAGATAACTAATTGCGATGGCTTGATGATCGGTCGTGCTAGTATCGGCTCACCTTGGATATTTCAAGAGATAAAAAATAATCAAAGCATAAGCCCATATGAGAAAAAAGAGATAGTAAAAGAGCATTTTGAATTAATGCTAAAAACTTACGGCAAACACGCTATTAGCATATTTCGTAAGCATTTACACGAATACTCCAAAGGGATTAGTGGCGCTAGTGAGTTTAGATCTAGTGTAAATCAAATTCAATCAATAGATATGATGAAAGAGCAAATTGAGCAGTTTTTTGATCCATGCAAGGCTATATCTTAA